The proteins below are encoded in one region of Segatella copri:
- a CDS encoding aspartate-semialdehyde dehydrogenase: MKVAIVGASGAVGQEFLRILAERNFPMDDLVLFGSERSAGRKYNFKGKDYEVKLLQHNDDFKDVDIAFTSAGGGTSEEFAETITKYGAVMIDNSSAFRMCDDVPLVVPEVNAEDALNRPRNIIANPNCTTIMMVVVLKPIDNLSHIKKIHISSYQSASGAGAAAMAELEQQYKDILETGKTEHINKFPHQLAYNVIPQIDKMTPNDYTKEEMKMYNETRKIMHSDVRTSATCVRVSSLRSHSESVWFETEKPLAVEDIRKALEAAPGVTVKDDAQNYVYPMPLESAGKDDVYVGRIRKDLADDNGNTLWLTGDQIRKGAALNAVQIAEYLIKVGNVK, translated from the coding sequence ATGAAAGTAGCAATTGTTGGTGCAAGTGGCGCAGTAGGACAGGAATTCCTGCGTATCCTTGCTGAGAGAAATTTCCCTATGGATGATTTGGTGTTGTTTGGTTCTGAGCGTTCTGCCGGACGAAAATACAACTTCAAGGGAAAGGACTATGAGGTCAAACTTTTGCAGCATAACGATGACTTTAAAGATGTCGATATTGCTTTCACATCTGCTGGTGGCGGCACTTCAGAGGAGTTTGCCGAGACTATCACCAAGTATGGTGCCGTGATGATTGATAACTCTAGCGCATTCCGTATGTGCGACGACGTGCCTCTGGTTGTACCTGAGGTAAATGCTGAGGATGCCCTGAACCGCCCTCGCAACATCATCGCCAACCCTAACTGTACCACCATCATGATGGTTGTAGTGTTGAAGCCTATCGATAACTTGAGCCATATCAAGAAGATTCATATCTCTTCTTACCAGAGTGCTTCAGGTGCTGGTGCTGCTGCCATGGCTGAACTTGAGCAGCAGTATAAGGATATCCTCGAGACCGGTAAGACTGAGCATATCAATAAGTTCCCTCATCAGTTGGCATACAATGTCATTCCACAGATTGACAAGATGACTCCTAACGATTACACCAAGGAGGAGATGAAGATGTATAACGAGACCCGCAAGATTATGCACTCTGATGTTCGCACCAGTGCTACCTGCGTTCGCGTTTCTTCACTCCGTTCTCACTCAGAGAGTGTTTGGTTTGAGACTGAGAAGCCATTGGCAGTAGAGGACATCCGCAAGGCTTTGGAGGCTGCTCCAGGCGTAACTGTAAAGGATGATGCCCAGAACTACGTTTATCCAATGCCATTGGAGAGCGCCGGCAAGGACGATGTATATGTAGGTCGTATCCGCAAGGATCTGGCTGATGACAATGGTAACACATTGTGGTTGACTGGCGACCAGATTCGTAAGGGTGCTGCCCTGAACGCAGTTCAGATTGCTGAGTACTTGATTAAGGTGGGCAACGTAAAGTAA
- a CDS encoding glycoside hydrolase family 25 protein: protein MKKGLKYTLVSLGCLVVLAGIGLGIMYVVSPYKVKRWVGIASSYSDVFVDRLKGQPYTHGGYDGIDVSKHNGVIKWKEIAKNKRIKFVYIRATHGKGYVDRHYRRNIRLARKYGLKVGSYHLMSAGSSATVQFRDFQKMVKKSEQDLIPVLDVEEKGIQGRWKGRQLQDSIQVFADLVKKHYGKYPIIYNNESFYNKEMGAKFNRYYLFIANYNSRQPSIGGRGKCNIWQYSETGHLHGIGERVDLSRFMNGTTIKDLML from the coding sequence ATGAAGAAAGGATTAAAATATACTTTGGTTTCCTTAGGCTGCCTGGTCGTTTTGGCTGGTATTGGTCTGGGAATCATGTATGTGGTGTCGCCATATAAGGTGAAGCGATGGGTGGGCATCGCTTCATCTTATTCTGATGTGTTCGTTGATAGATTGAAAGGGCAACCTTATACCCATGGCGGATATGACGGCATTGATGTTTCGAAACACAATGGAGTTATCAAGTGGAAGGAAATAGCGAAGAATAAGCGAATCAAGTTCGTTTATATCAGAGCTACACATGGTAAAGGATATGTGGATCGACATTATCGCCGAAATATCAGACTGGCTCGTAAATATGGGTTGAAGGTAGGATCTTATCATTTGATGTCTGCCGGCTCTTCAGCAACTGTTCAGTTCCGGGATTTCCAAAAGATGGTGAAGAAGAGTGAACAGGACTTGATTCCTGTATTGGATGTGGAGGAGAAAGGCATCCAGGGAAGATGGAAGGGACGACAGCTGCAGGATAGCATACAGGTGTTTGCTGACTTGGTGAAGAAACACTATGGCAAGTATCCTATCATCTATAACAACGAGAGCTTCTATAATAAGGAGATGGGGGCGAAGTTCAATCGTTATTATCTCTTCATCGCCAATTATAACTCCCGACAACCCTCTATCGGCGGCAGAGGAAAGTGCAATATCTGGCAGTATTCCGAAACCGGACATTTGCATGGTATTGGAGAAAGGGTAGATTTAAGCAGATTCATGAATGGTACAACCATCAAGGATTTGATGCTATAG
- a CDS encoding DUF86 domain-containing protein: MQYDKYVALDILNRVHISIEHIEERSQPYHCGDDFLMSSTGVAILDSICMQFIAIGESLKGLDKVTKGELLTTHPEIDWKNVKGLRDIIAHHYFEVDADQIWWIIENELQPLKKAIQEMIESLKRILDE; the protein is encoded by the coding sequence ATGCAATACGATAAATATGTAGCATTGGATATACTTAATAGAGTACATATTTCTATTGAGCATATAGAAGAGCGTTCACAACCTTATCATTGTGGCGATGATTTTCTGATGTCTTCTACTGGGGTAGCAATTCTTGATTCCATATGTATGCAATTTATTGCTATAGGAGAAAGTTTAAAGGGACTTGATAAGGTTACTAAAGGAGAACTTCTTACAACTCATCCTGAAATTGATTGGAAAAATGTGAAAGGTTTACGTGATATCATAGCTCATCATTATTTTGAGGTTGATGCCGATCAGATTTGGTGGATTATAGAAAATGAGTTGCAACCTTTGAAAAAGGCAATTCAGGAAATGATAGAATCTTTAAAACGGATACTTGATGAGTAA